In Aquificaceae bacterium, one genomic interval encodes:
- a CDS encoding sulfite exporter TauE/SafE family protein encodes MITFFVVSFAWFFQSITGFGAGIFIIGILSMLYDPKMVVVSSAIFNLFGTLSLLYQNRKGKIEPKLLFSLIAGSVPGIFLGAYLLDRVDTKTLKLTIGAFILALGVYNLLVQRGLLKVRLGRHMAFPVGFLGGLFAGLVGMGGPPPLVFLSQHLFDPYSIRLMLNLYFTSNILIRLSFYQNFDLLSLDWQFIAMGLAGLVFGTLTGGLLAKRLPSKVYVSGASFAVILLGIVLLIIAELGL; translated from the coding sequence ATGATAACCTTCTTTGTGGTTTCCTTTGCTTGGTTTTTTCAATCTATAACAGGCTTTGGAGCTGGGATATTCATAATAGGCATTCTTTCCATGTTGTATGACCCCAAGATGGTGGTTGTGTCCTCTGCCATTTTCAACCTCTTTGGAACTCTCAGCCTTCTGTATCAAAACAGGAAGGGAAAAATAGAGCCAAAGCTACTCTTTTCTCTAATAGCAGGTTCAGTGCCAGGAATATTCTTGGGTGCATATCTTTTGGACAGGGTAGACACAAAGACCCTAAAACTCACCATAGGAGCTTTTATCCTTGCTTTGGGAGTTTATAACCTGCTGGTCCAGAGAGGGCTTTTAAAAGTCAGGCTTGGCAGACATATGGCTTTTCCTGTGGGTTTTCTTGGTGGTCTTTTTGCAGGGCTTGTGGGTATGGGAGGACCGCCACCCCTCGTTTTCCTTAGTCAGCACCTTTTTGACCCCTACTCCATAAGGCTTATGCTTAATCTTTACTTTACTTCCAATATACTCATAAGGCTTAGCTTTTATCAAAACTTTGACCTACTTTCTCTTGACTGGCAGTTTATAGCTATGGGTCTTGCAGGGCTTGTTTTTGGAACACTAACGGGTGGACTTTTAGCTAAAAGGCTTCCTTCAAAGGTTTACGTTTCTGGTGCTTCTTTTGCGGTAATCTTACTTGGAATAGTGCTTTTAATTATTGCAGAACTTGGCTTATAA
- the era gene encoding GTPase Era → MKVGYVAIVGKPNVGKSTLLNQILGTKVSIISPKPGTTRMRVLGVKNIPEQAQIVFLDTPGIYRPRDALGEAMVQTASTSLEDADLILFMIDAEDGFRDDDRQVFEKYVKPHAENKPVFLLINKVDKVGGVENLLPLAEELSKEYPQIKEIIPISALKGYNTDELLKTIIKYLPEGEPLFPEEMVTDLPFRLMAAEIIREKVLLKVHQEIPQGVAVLITEVSDGKHDPSVLVIKADIVVDRENYKPIIIGKGGQRLKSIGKMAREELELITGRKVYLELFVRVKPDWKKRPELVKSFGYTL, encoded by the coding sequence ATGAAGGTAGGATATGTTGCTATTGTAGGTAAGCCAAACGTGGGCAAATCCACGCTCTTAAACCAAATACTTGGCACAAAGGTTTCCATTATCTCTCCAAAGCCAGGGACTACACGCATGAGGGTGCTTGGTGTGAAAAACATACCAGAGCAGGCACAGATAGTCTTTTTAGATACCCCTGGCATATACAGACCAAGGGATGCACTGGGAGAGGCTATGGTGCAGACCGCAAGCACTTCCTTAGAGGATGCGGACCTTATACTCTTTATGATAGATGCGGAGGATGGCTTTAGAGATGACGATAGGCAAGTCTTTGAAAAATACGTAAAGCCCCATGCGGAAAACAAACCTGTTTTCCTCCTTATAAACAAGGTGGACAAGGTAGGAGGTGTAGAAAATCTCTTACCTCTTGCAGAAGAGCTTTCAAAGGAGTATCCGCAAATAAAAGAGATAATACCCATAAGTGCCTTAAAGGGCTATAACACAGATGAGCTTCTCAAGACCATAATAAAATACCTTCCAGAGGGTGAGCCACTATTTCCTGAGGAGATGGTCACAGACCTACCCTTTAGGCTTATGGCTGCAGAGATAATAAGGGAGAAGGTCTTGTTAAAGGTTCACCAAGAAATCCCTCAAGGCGTGGCGGTGCTTATAACGGAAGTTTCCGATGGAAAGCACGACCCGAGCGTCCTTGTCATAAAGGCGGACATTGTAGTAGATAGGGAAAACTACAAGCCTATAATCATAGGAAAAGGTGGGCAGAGGTTAAAGTCCATAGGCAAGATGGCAAGAGAAGAGTTGGAGCTTATAACAGGTAGGAAGGTCTACCTTGAGCTTTTTGTAAGGGTAAAACCAGACTGGAAGAAAAGACCAGAATTAGTCAAGAGTTTTGGATACACCCTCTGA
- a CDS encoding DUF302 domain-containing protein, producing the protein MLISYETNKSVDEVRQAIEEKAKEKGFGVMAVHEVSKVLENKGVPISYKCVIVEVCSPKHASKVLSTDPYISTAMPCRIAIFEENGKTVISTMAPTEMLSMFERPELEDIAQEVEELMEQIMEECL; encoded by the coding sequence ATGCTCATAAGCTATGAAACTAACAAAAGCGTCGATGAAGTAAGGCAAGCCATTGAAGAAAAGGCAAAGGAGAAGGGTTTTGGAGTTATGGCGGTTCACGAAGTTTCAAAGGTCTTGGAAAACAAGGGTGTGCCTATAAGCTACAAGTGTGTAATAGTTGAAGTCTGTTCTCCAAAGCATGCCAGCAAAGTGCTCTCCACAGACCCATACATATCCACCGCCATGCCATGCAGGATAGCCATCTTTGAAGAAAATGGAAAAACGGTAATAAGCACCATGGCTCCCACCGAGATGCTCTCCATGTTTGAAAGACCAGAACTGGAAGATATTGCACAAGAGGTAGAAGAGCTCATGGAACAAATAATGGAGGAGTGCCTATGA